In Quadrisphaera sp. DSM 44207, one DNA window encodes the following:
- a CDS encoding RDD family protein, whose translation MTLDPSGDDDWPGRRLGAPPTGAGSLARVGRRLAAIAVDWAASMLVSAAFFDGDPWATLAVFTVEQVLLVATLGAGFGHRLLGLRVVLLAPPGRPPGWGPALVRGLLLGLALPALIWDRDSRGLHDRFAGTLLVRR comes from the coding sequence GTGACCCTGGACCCCTCCGGAGACGACGACTGGCCCGGACGGCGCCTGGGGGCCCCGCCCACCGGTGCCGGCTCCCTGGCGCGGGTCGGGCGGCGGCTGGCCGCGATCGCCGTCGACTGGGCGGCGTCGATGCTGGTCTCGGCCGCCTTCTTCGACGGCGACCCGTGGGCGACGCTGGCTGTCTTCACAGTCGAGCAGGTCCTCCTCGTCGCCACCCTGGGCGCGGGATTCGGGCACCGCCTGCTGGGCCTGCGGGTGGTCCTGCTCGCGCCGCCGGGGCGGCCACCCGGCTGGGGGCCGGCGCTCGTGCGCGGGCTGCTGCTGGGGCTGGCGCTGCCGGCGCTGATCTGGGACCGCGACTCCCGCGGCCTGCACGACCGGTTCGCGGGCACGCTGCTGGTCCGCCGCTGA
- the cas5e gene encoding type I-E CRISPR-associated protein Cas5/CasD, translated as MSTLVLILSAPMQSWGARAAFTERDTMAHPTRSGVVGLLASTLGQAREEDLSWADGLTIHVRADAPGQVMTDFHMVGGGYPEHRALVNAAGRTRKQAGALSPALTHRRYLADATFVVTITGDDHLIDRLSAAVRRPRWPPFLGRRSCPPALPLLLGTTPVPGEEVLHRLPAYAPALAPAPARQGARVEDDSDWFAAIAAIERDRDAAVDAGAPCVERTVYLDGVAAAETYTEVRDVPVSFDPTLRTFTSRRLGMATATVPTAGVGLPGWRALHRAVAALA; from the coding sequence GTGAGCACTCTAGTCCTCATTCTCAGCGCTCCGATGCAGTCCTGGGGTGCGCGGGCGGCGTTCACCGAACGCGACACCATGGCCCATCCGACTCGCTCCGGAGTCGTCGGGCTGCTGGCCAGTACGCTCGGCCAGGCGCGTGAGGAGGACCTGTCCTGGGCGGATGGGCTGACCATCCATGTGCGCGCCGACGCCCCAGGTCAGGTGATGACCGACTTCCACATGGTCGGCGGCGGGTATCCGGAGCACCGGGCCCTGGTCAACGCCGCAGGCAGGACGCGCAAGCAAGCGGGCGCACTGTCCCCGGCGCTGACCCACCGCCGGTACCTGGCCGACGCCACCTTCGTGGTCACCATCACCGGTGACGACCACCTGATCGACCGGCTCTCGGCGGCGGTCCGGCGCCCGCGCTGGCCGCCGTTCCTCGGTCGCAGGTCCTGCCCACCGGCCCTGCCGCTCCTGCTCGGCACTACGCCAGTGCCTGGGGAGGAGGTCCTGCACCGGCTCCCGGCCTACGCCCCTGCTCTCGCCCCGGCCCCTGCGCGACAGGGCGCTCGGGTGGAGGACGACTCCGACTGGTTCGCCGCGATCGCCGCGATCGAGCGGGACCGCGACGCTGCGGTGGACGCGGGCGCGCCGTGCGTGGAACGGACTGTGTACCTGGACGGCGTCGCCGCGGCCGAAACCTACACCGAGGTCCGGGACGTACCGGTGTCCTTCGACCCGACCCTCCGCACCTTCACCTCCCGGCGCCTCGGCATGGCCACAGCGACTGTTCCGACAGCCGGGGTCGGTCTGCCCGGATGGCGCGCGCTGCACCGCGCAGTGGCCGCCCTCGCCTGA
- the cas7e gene encoding type I-E CRISPR-associated protein Cas7/Cse4/CasC yields the protein MTARYIDIHVLQTVPFSNLNRDDLGSPKALTYGAVQRLRVSSQCWKRATREHMQRALQGHARYDRAIRTRRPFDILTTHLTDAGWSREDATHAAEVVFAPYKDAQDASGDAADGEVTGSTVSSANVLLFLTESQYADLAAIVTTHRGEVLQAVAAKGRPSKKDGPELKKIRAALSEVIKSPRGLVTVFGRMIAALPTANVEGGVQVAHAFTVHQAAAEFDYFTAVDDYTQDENTGAGHLGAAEFATGTFYRYATVDLEHLTTNTGDPALAHDLAAQFISSFVSSLPSGKSTATAPNTRPNLVVVQVREDQPLSYAAAFERAVTYDGQGYLLPAVHLLTEHATLIADAYGDSPVWSGHLNAVTTDPDQVKALNAAFGDRVSGGPGALATAALASCDLAALVREPVA from the coding sequence GTGACCGCTCGCTACATCGACATCCACGTCCTCCAGACCGTTCCGTTCAGCAACCTCAACCGGGACGACCTGGGCTCGCCGAAGGCCCTCACCTACGGCGCGGTGCAGCGGCTGCGAGTGTCCAGCCAGTGCTGGAAGCGCGCCACGCGCGAGCACATGCAGCGGGCACTGCAGGGCCACGCCCGCTACGACCGGGCGATCAGGACCCGCCGGCCGTTCGACATCCTCACCACCCACCTCACCGACGCCGGATGGTCGCGCGAGGACGCCACCCACGCCGCCGAGGTCGTCTTCGCCCCTTACAAGGACGCCCAGGACGCCAGCGGTGACGCCGCGGACGGCGAGGTGACCGGCAGCACGGTTTCCTCCGCGAACGTGCTGCTGTTCCTCACCGAGTCCCAGTACGCCGACCTCGCAGCGATCGTCACTACGCACAGGGGCGAGGTCCTCCAAGCCGTGGCCGCCAAGGGCAGGCCCAGCAAGAAGGACGGCCCCGAACTCAAGAAGATCCGTGCAGCCCTCAGCGAGGTGATCAAGAGTCCCCGTGGCCTGGTCACCGTGTTCGGCCGGATGATCGCCGCACTGCCGACCGCGAACGTCGAAGGCGGTGTGCAGGTCGCCCATGCCTTCACCGTCCACCAGGCCGCGGCGGAGTTCGACTACTTCACCGCAGTGGACGACTACACCCAGGACGAGAACACCGGCGCCGGGCACCTAGGCGCGGCCGAGTTCGCGACCGGCACCTTCTACCGCTACGCCACCGTGGATCTGGAGCACTTGACCACCAACACCGGCGACCCCGCGCTCGCCCACGACTTAGCCGCCCAGTTCATCTCCTCCTTCGTCTCCTCCCTGCCCTCCGGCAAGAGCACGGCCACCGCACCGAACACCCGACCCAACCTGGTCGTGGTGCAGGTGCGCGAGGACCAGCCGCTGTCCTACGCCGCCGCGTTCGAGCGTGCCGTCACCTACGACGGACAGGGCTACCTGCTGCCTGCGGTGCACCTGCTGACCGAGCACGCCACCTTGATCGCTGATGCCTACGGGGACAGTCCGGTCTGGTCTGGGCACCTCAATGCGGTGACCACCGACCCGGACCAGGTCAAGGCCCTGAACGCGGCGTTCGGGGACCGGGTCAGCGGCGGCCCCGGCGCTTTGGCCACCGCCGCGCTCGCCTCCTGCGACCTGGCCGCGTTGGTCCGGGAGCCGGTGGCGTGA
- the cas6e gene encoding type I-E CRISPR-associated protein Cas6/Cse3/CasE — protein MTTLIQLTLNPRHRAVQHDLADAHALHQRVMSLLPDGLGPDPRASTRTLFRIEDTSTGPRLLIQTGGEAIYERLPDGYCSSVRSLSMTQFFAALTLGRLVRYSLTASPAKRAAVGELKGKRVALIAYNDVHAWWQRKATAAGLDLTGQLVQITPAPGIDGARPQAPRGQRITHRAQRIEGLAIVQDLDLLLTAVRTGIGPGKAYGLGLLSVIPVGTP, from the coding sequence ATGACCACGTTGATCCAGTTGACGCTCAACCCCCGCCACCGCGCCGTCCAGCACGACTTGGCCGACGCCCACGCGCTGCACCAGCGCGTGATGAGTCTGCTCCCGGACGGGCTCGGCCCGGATCCGCGCGCCTCGACCCGAACTCTGTTCCGGATCGAGGACACCTCCACCGGGCCCCGCCTGCTCATCCAGACCGGCGGCGAGGCCATCTACGAACGCCTGCCCGACGGCTACTGCTCCTCCGTTCGCTCTTTGTCCATGACCCAATTCTTCGCGGCGCTCACCCTGGGACGGCTAGTGCGCTACTCACTGACCGCCAGCCCGGCCAAACGCGCAGCTGTCGGTGAGCTCAAGGGCAAGCGCGTCGCTCTGATCGCCTACAACGACGTCCATGCTTGGTGGCAGCGCAAGGCCACGGCCGCAGGCCTGGACCTGACTGGTCAGCTGGTGCAGATCACCCCGGCACCCGGGATCGATGGTGCCCGCCCACAGGCGCCTCGGGGCCAGCGGATCACGCACCGGGCGCAGCGCATCGAGGGGCTCGCGATAGTGCAAGACCTGGACCTACTGCTCACAGCTGTGCGGACGGGCATCGGCCCTGGCAAGGCGTACGGCCTGGGTCTACTCAGCGTCATCCCCGTTGGTACGCCGTGA
- the glnA gene encoding type I glutamate--ammonia ligase, with amino-acid sequence MFKDADEVLAYIKDNDVKFVDVRFCDLPGVMQHFNVPASTVDAGFFTEGQMFDGSSIRGFQAINESDMKLVPDVDTAYVDPFRSEKTLNINMSIVDPITNDPYSRDPRQVAAKAEAYLQSTGIADTAFFAPEAEFYIFDDVRFQTSQSESYYHIDSIEAAWNTGRVEEGGNRGYKTPYKGGYFPVPPTDHYADLRDQMTLALDAQGLEVERAHHEVGTAGQAEINYRFDTMAKSADKVMLFKYIIKNVAWQAGKTVTFMPKPLFGDNGSGMHVHQSLWRDGEPLFYDESGYGGLSDTARWYIGGLLHHAPSLLAFTNPTVNSYHRLVPGYEAPVNLVYSARNRSACVRIPITGTNPKAKRIEFRVPDPSSNPYLAFSAMLMAGLNGIQNRIEPPEPIDKDLYELPPEEHASIRQVPGSLGAVLDALEEDHAYLTEGGVFTDDLIETWIEYKRTKEIDPIRFRPHPHEFEMYYDI; translated from the coding sequence ATGTTCAAGGACGCCGACGAGGTCCTGGCCTACATCAAGGACAACGACGTCAAGTTCGTCGACGTGAGGTTCTGCGACCTCCCGGGGGTGATGCAGCACTTCAACGTCCCCGCCTCGACGGTGGACGCCGGCTTCTTCACCGAGGGCCAGATGTTCGACGGCTCCTCGATCCGCGGGTTCCAGGCGATCAACGAGTCGGACATGAAGCTGGTGCCGGACGTCGACACCGCCTACGTCGACCCGTTCCGCTCGGAGAAGACGCTCAACATCAACATGAGCATCGTCGACCCGATCACGAACGACCCCTACAGCCGCGACCCCCGCCAGGTGGCCGCCAAGGCCGAGGCCTACCTGCAGTCCACCGGCATCGCCGACACCGCCTTCTTCGCCCCCGAGGCGGAGTTCTACATCTTCGACGACGTCCGCTTCCAAACCTCCCAGAGCGAGTCGTACTACCACATCGACTCCATCGAGGCCGCGTGGAACACCGGCCGCGTGGAGGAGGGCGGCAACCGCGGGTACAAGACCCCGTACAAGGGCGGGTACTTCCCCGTGCCGCCGACCGACCACTACGCCGACCTGCGCGACCAGATGACCCTCGCGCTGGATGCCCAGGGCCTGGAGGTCGAGCGCGCGCACCACGAGGTCGGCACCGCCGGGCAGGCGGAGATCAACTACCGCTTTGACACGATGGCCAAGTCCGCGGACAAGGTCATGCTCTTCAAGTACATCATCAAGAACGTGGCGTGGCAGGCGGGCAAGACCGTCACCTTCATGCCCAAGCCGCTGTTCGGCGACAACGGCTCCGGCATGCACGTGCACCAGTCGCTGTGGCGCGACGGCGAGCCGCTGTTCTACGACGAGTCCGGCTACGGCGGCCTCTCAGACACCGCCCGCTGGTACATCGGCGGCCTGCTGCACCACGCCCCGAGCCTGCTGGCCTTCACCAACCCGACGGTGAACAGCTACCACCGCCTGGTGCCCGGCTACGAGGCGCCGGTGAACCTCGTGTACTCGGCGCGCAACCGCTCCGCCTGCGTGCGCATCCCGATCACGGGGACGAACCCGAAGGCCAAGCGCATCGAGTTCCGCGTGCCCGACCCGTCGTCGAACCCGTACCTGGCGTTCTCGGCGATGCTCATGGCGGGCCTGAACGGCATCCAGAACCGCATCGAGCCGCCGGAGCCGATCGACAAGGACCTCTACGAGCTCCCGCCGGAGGAGCACGCGAGCATCAGGCAGGTGCCGGGCTCCCTCGGCGCGGTGCTCGACGCGCTCGAGGAGGACCACGCCTACCTCACCGAGGGCGGCGTGTTCACCGACGACCTCATCGAGACGTGGATCGAGTACAAGCGGACGAAGGAGATCGACCCGATCCGCTTCCGTCCGCACCCCCACGAGTTCGAGATGTACTACGACATCTAG